The following proteins are encoded in a genomic region of Phalacrocorax carbo chromosome 2, bPhaCar2.1, whole genome shotgun sequence:
- the RALBP1 gene encoding ralA-binding protein 1 isoform X2, translating into MDIAIMTEGYAAFQEDSSGDEAESPSKLKRSKGIHVFKKPSFSKKKEKDFKIKEKPKDEKHKEDKHKEDKHKEKKSKDLTAADVVKQWKEKKKKKKPIQETEIPQVDVPSHRPVFGIPLSDAVDRTMMYDGIRLPAVFRECIDYVEKYGMKCEGIYRVSGIKSKVDELKAAYDREESPNLEEYEPNTVASLLKQYLRELPENLLTKELMPRFEDACGKSSEAEKVQECQRLLKELPECNHLLISWLIVHMDHVIAKELETKMNIQNISIVLSPTVQISNRVLYVFFTHVQEFFGNVTLKQVTKPLRWSNMATMPALPETQDSIKEEIRRQEFLLNCLHRDLQAGIKDLSKEERLWEVQRILTALKRKLREAKRQECETKIAQEIASLSKEDVSKEEMNENEEVINILLSQENEILTEQEELLAMEQFLRRQIASEKEEIDRLRAEIAEIQSRQQHGRSETEEYSSESESESEDEEELQVILEDLQRQNEELEIKNNHLNQAIHEEREAIIELRVQLRLLQRAKSEQQVQEEEEPEKRGSVCQPQRDTVLETKAAKEQPKASKEQPVKPSPSKDRKETPI; encoded by the exons ATGGACATTGCCATTATGA CGGAAGGTTATGCGGCATTTCAAGAGGACAGTTCCGGTGATGAAGCTGAAAGTCCTTCAAAGTTGAAGCGGTCCAAGGGAATACATGTCTTCAAGAAACCCAGCTTTtccaaaaagaaggaaaaggattttaaaataaaagagaaaccCAAAGATGAAAAACACAAGGAAGACAAACACAAGGAAGACAAACATAAAGAGAAGAAGTCAAAAGACTTAACTGCAGCAGATGTTGTAAAACAgtggaaagagaagaagaaaaagaaaaagccaattCAGGAGACAGAGATACCTCAAGTGGATGTTCCAAGTCACAGGCCCGTGTTTGGCATTCCTTTGTCTGATGCGGTAGACAGGACCATGATGTATGATGGCATCCGCCTGCCAGCAGTTTTCCGTGAATGTATAGATTACGTAGAGAAGTATGGCATGAAATGTGAAGGCATCTACAGAGTTTCAG gaataaAATCAAAAGTTGATGAGCTAAAAGCAGCCTACGATCGAGAAGAATCTCCCAACTTGGAAGAGTACGAGCCCAATACGGTAGCCAGCTTGCTGAAGCAGTACCTACGAGAACTGCCTGAAAATTTGCTTACCAAAGAGCTAATGCCCCGCTTTGAAGATGCTTGTGGAAAGAGCTCAGAAGCTGAGAAAGTCCAGGAGTGCCAGAGGTTGCTGAAGGAGTTGCCCGAGTGTAACCATCTCCTCATTTCTTGGCTGATCGTGCATATGGACCATGTTATTGCAAAGgaactggaaacaaaaatgaacatCCAGAACATTTCTATAGTGCTCAGCCCTACTGTCCAG ATCAGCAACCGTGTCctgtatgtattttttacaCACGTTCAAGAGTTCTTTGGGAATGTGACCCTAAAGCAGGTGACAAAACCTCTTCGCTGGTCAAATATGGCGACAATGCCGGCGCTTCCAGAAACACAAGACAGCATCAAAGAAGAAATCAGGCGACAG GAGTTCCTACTGAACTGTTTACACAGAGACTTGCAGGCAGGGATAAAAGACTTATCCAAAGAAGAGAGACTCTGGGAAGTGCAAAGAATTTTAACAGCGCTTAAGAGGAAACTAAGAGAAGCTAAGAGACAG GAGTGTGAAACAAAGATTGCACAAGAAATTGCTAGCCTTTCAAAGGAGGATGTCTCCAAAGAAGAAATGAATGAGAACGAAGAAGTTATAAATATTCTGCTTTCACAG GAGAACGAGATTTTAACAGAACAAGAAGAACTGTTGGCCATGGAGCAGTTTCTGCGGAGACAGATTGCCTcggagaaggaagaaatagaTCGCCTTCGAGCAGAAATAGCTGAAATACAAAG TCGCCAGCAGCATGGCCGAAGTGAAACTGAGGAATATTCGTCTGAGAGTGAAAGTGAGAGTGAAGATGAGGAGGAACTGCAGGTCATTCTGGAAGATCTGCAGAGGCAGAATGAGGAACTGGAG ATAAAGAACAATCACCTGAACCAAGCAATTCACGAGGAGCGAGAGGCCATCATAGAACTGCGAGTACAGCTTCGACTGCTGCAGCGAGCTAAATCGGAGCAGCAGGtgcaggaagaagaggagcCAGAAAAGCGCGGGAGTGTTTGTCAGCCGCAGAGAGACACTGTCCTGGAGACAAAAGCAGCCAAAGAGCAGCCAAAAGCAAGCAAGGAGCAGCCAGTCAAGCCATCGCCAAGTaaagacaggaaagaaactCCCATTTGA